Proteins co-encoded in one Populus trichocarpa isolate Nisqually-1 chromosome 10, P.trichocarpa_v4.1, whole genome shotgun sequence genomic window:
- the LOC18102284 gene encoding G-type lectin S-receptor-like serine/threonine-protein kinase At4g27290 has product MDYISVLRFCFTLLLIVRVATPTDTMRTTQPIRDGDSIVSAGGTYELGFSSPGKSRNRYLGIWYCKISVLTPVWVANRETPLNDSSGVVMLTNQGLLVLLNRSGSIIWSSNTSAPARNPVAQLLDSGNLFVKEDGDNNMENSLWQSFDYPGNTLIPGSKLGRNRITGMDWHLTSWKSSDDPSRGNISIILVPEGYPEYAAVEDSKVKYRGGPWNGLGFSGLPRLKPNPIYTFEFVFNDKEIFYRETLVNNSTHWRAVATQNGDLQLLLWMEQIQSWFLYATVNTDNCERYNLCGPNGICSINHSPVCDCLIGFVPKVPRDWKKTDWSSGCVRKTALNCSRDGFRKVRGLKMPETRKSWFNRSMNLEECKNTCLKNCSCTAYANLDIRDGGSGCLLWFNDLIDMRTFVQNEQDIFIRMAASELGMNFSSD; this is encoded by the coding sequence ATGGATTATATTTCCGTGCTTCGTTTTTGCTTCACTTTGCTGCTGATTGTAAGAGTAGCCACCCCTACTGACACCATGCGCACAACTCAGCCAATTAGAGATGGAGATAGCATAGTTTCAGCTGGTGGGACATATGAATTAGGATTTTCCAGCCCCGGTAAATCCAGAAACCGATACTTGGGGATCTGGTATTGTAAAATATCGGTCCTGACGCCAGTTTGGGTTGCCAACAGAGAAACTCCACTTAACGATTCATCAGGTGTTGTAATGCTTACCAACCAAGGACTTCTTGTCCTTCTCAATCGTAGTGGAAGCATCATTTGGTCTTCCAACACATCAGCACCTGCTAGGAATCCAGTTGCACAGCTTTTGGATTCAGGAAACCTTTTTGTGAAAGAGGATGGTGATAATAACATGGAGAACTCCTTGTGGCAGAGTTTTGACTATCCAGGTAACACACTAATACCGGGCTCGAAGCTAGGACGGAATAGAATAACTGGCATGGACTGGCACTTGACATCATGGAAGTCATCAGATGATCCTTCCAGAGGTAATATTTCAATAATCCTTGTTCCTGAAGGATATCCTGAGTATGCAGCGGTGGAAGATTCAAAAGTGAAGTATCGAGGTGGGCCATGGAATGGTCTGGGGTTCAGTGGATTGCCTCGGTTAAAACCAAATCCAATATAcacatttgaatttgtttttaatgataaggAGATATTTTACAGAGAAACTCTTGTCAATAACTCAACGCATTGGAGAGCCGTCGCAACTCAGAATGGTGATCTCCAGCTCCTTTTGTGGATGGAGCAAATCCAAAGCTGGTTTCTTTACGCAACAGTAAATACAGATAATTGTGAGCGTTATAACCTCTGTGGTCCAAATGGTATCTGTAGCATTAACCACTCTCCAGTTTGCGATTGCTTGATTGGATTTGTACCAAAAGTTCCAAGAGACTGGAAGAAGACAGACTGGTCAAGTGGTTGCGTTAGAAAGACTGCACTAAATTGTTCCAGAGATGGGTTTCGGAAGGTCAGAGGTTTGAAGATGCCGGAGACAAGAAAATCATGGTTCAACAGGAGTATGAACCTGGAGGAGTGCAAGAACACATGCTTGAAGAACTGCAGCTGTACTGCGTATGCAAACTTGGACATCAGGGATGGAGGAAGCGGTTGCTTGCTTTGGTTCAATGATTTGATTGATATGAGAACTTTCGTTCAAAATGAGCAAGACATTTTTATACGGATGGCTGCATCAGAACTAGGTATGAATTTTTCCTCAGATTAG